The nucleotide sequence CCACGGATACGTCCCGGATTGCGATCTGCCAGTCCTCGGAGGGCGAATACCAGTACCGCGGTGTCCGAGTGCGGGACGGCGCGCGCCTCATCCTCTCGGCCACCCGCAACGCCGACGGCGCCTACCTCGCGGAGAACGGGCCGATCAGTTACCTGGTGACCGCCAAGTCGCTCGTGGTCAGTGAGGACGAGAAGGTGGTCCGCGAGGAGAAGTGGGTGGACTTCCACGGTTCCGGCGCGGCGGGCACGGGTTCCTCGACACCGAAGTCGGGCACGGGCACGTCGGGCACCTCGGCGCCCACGACGACGTCGGCACCCGCGACCACGTCGACGAAGCTGCCGCCGCCCCTGCCCGCCGAGGTCGGCGGCTGAGCGCTCATCCCGCGGCCGCGAAGCAGCTCCGGTACTCGCTCGGCGTGGTCTTGAGTCCCCGTACGAAGTGGTGCCGGTAGGTCACCGGCGACTCGAAGCCCACCCGGGCGGCGATCTGTTCGATGGTCAGCGAGGATGCCTCGAGCAGCGGCAGACTGGCCTGAATGCGTTGTGCGATGAGCCATTTGATGGGCGTCGTTCCCGTCGCGCTGGTGAACTGGCGCAGATAGGTGCGGCGTGACATCGACGCCTGGGTGGCCAGTTCGTCGAGCGTGATGGGGCGGTCCAGGCGGCCCAGCGCCCACTCCATGCTCGCGGCGATCCGGCCGTCAGTCGCGGGCTCCGGCACGGGCGTCTCGACGTACTGCGCCTGGCCGCCGCCGCGATGCGGGGAGATCACCAGGCGGCGGGCGACGTCGTTGGCCACCTTCGTCCCGTGGTCACGCCGGACGATGTGCAGGCAAAGGTCCAGTCCCGCAGCGCATCCCGCGCTGGTCAGCACTTGGCCGCCGTCGACGTAGAGCGGCGTGGGGTCGACGTCGATGCCGGGATACCGGCGGCGCAGCTCATCGACGTACAGCCAGTGCGTGGTGGCAGGCCGGCCGTCGAGGACGCCTGCGGCCGCCAGGGCGAAGGCGCCCGAGCAGATCGAGACCAACCGGGCGCCGCGCTGCTCGGCGGCCCGGATCGCCTCGATCAGGGCGTCCGACGGCTGCGCCGTCACGTCGCGCACGCTGGGGATCACGACCGTGTCGGCCTCCGCGAGGTCGGCCAGTCCGTAGGGGGTGCGCATGGTGGCCCCGCCGATGGTGCGGAGTTCGGGCGTCTCGGAGCAGATCCGCATCGAGTACCAGGGGCGTTCGATGCCCTCGGAGAACGGGCCGGTGAGTTCGGCCAGCCCGAAGATCTCGGCCGCGAGCCCACTCTCGAAGCCCGTCATGCCGTCGTAGGCGAGGATCGACACGGTGTGCATGGCACTATCTTAGCGATAGGCGGCGCTAGTGACACTTTCGCCGGTGTGGCGCAGCGGGCACGCTCGAGTCATGTTGCACGCACGCCCTTCTCGCCTCGCCCGCTGGCGCCGGCACCCGGCGCTTCGCCTGGTGGTCGACGCCGTCGCCGGCATCCACGCCGGCAACGGCATCCGTCACGGCCTGGTCCCTCGCCCGGGTTCCGCCGCGCGCGCCGATCAGCTCGGCGGCACCTCGTGCTCGTCGCGCTTGGCGGTGTCGAACCGCACGCTGACGCGCTGAAAACCCTTGACCCGCTCCGCTTTCGCCTTGCGGGTGTAGGTGCGTCGGTCGGCGGTGGTGAGGTCGATGTCGTCGGTGAACGGGCTCAGTAGCGAGCGCGGATGCAGTTCGTCGACGCGCACGACGTTGATCTCGGCGCACATCACCAGGCTGATGGACACCAGGAACAGGAAGGCCAGCAGGCCGAGCACCAGGGCGAACACGCCGTTGGTCTGGCTCGCGCTCGACATCACCCGCCCGACGTAGTTGGCGCCGAAGGACTGCAGAAGCTGCCAGATGACGGCTGCGGTGAGCGCCCCGGGAAGCACCTGCTTGTAGGTCAGGTGGCGCGCCGTCGTGACGCGGAACGCGCACAGGCAGATGAGGGCGTTGATCGCCACCGCGCCCACGATCAGGCCGGTCTTGCCGAACCAGCCCAGGCTCTCGATGGCCCGGCCCGCCGCCGAGAGCACCGTCGCGGTGAGCGCTGCCGAGCCCAGTACCAGCAGGAGGAGCAGGCTGCGCAGCCGCGAGCGGATCGGGTCCGGCCGGTTGTTGCGCGGCACCGCCCACACGGTGTCCATGGCGTTCTGCACGGCCTGTCCGACGCCGAGGCCGCCGTACAGGGCGCCGGCGATGCCGACCACGACGGCCAGGGTGCCGCCGCTGAGTTCCTCCGGACGCTGCAGCTGGCTGCCGATCACGGGGAATTGGGCGAACGTCGACTGCACCACCTGTTGCTGCAGCTCGGGATGGCCGACGAGCACCACGCCCAGCACCGTGGTCAGCAGCAGGAGCAGCGGGAACAGCGAGACGAAGGCGTAGTAGGTGATGAGCGCGGCGAGATAGCCGCCCTGGTCATCGACGTACTTGTAGACGACGGCGACGACGAACCCCACGAAGCGGTTGCGCCGCTGCAGTCTGTCCAGCCACCCCACCACGTCCGGCGCTCCAGGTCCGTGGGTCCCCAGGTCGGGGTCCCCGTCATCGGGCCCCTGTACCCACCATGGGGTGACCTCAACCGGGGGGCTCAGCCCTCGTCGTAGCGCGGTCGGGACGTCTCGCCGCCGTCGGGCCCCTCGAAGGCGCGCCCGCGGCGTTCGGCGTCCGGGCTACCGGTGAACAGCGCCGAATCGGCTCGGGCGCCGACGCTGACCGGCTCGCGCCGCTCGTCGGTGGGACGCTCGCCGGCGTGCTCGAGGCGGCGGCGCGGCAGCGCGCCGGGATGGGTGCGCTGCAGCCAGTCGACCATGCCCTCGCGGACGTCGCACCGCAGGTCGAACAACGACGGTGCGTCGGCGGCGCTGACCAGCATCCGGACCCGTACGCATCCGTCGACGGCGTCGGTCACCTGCAGCACGCCGACGCGGCCGTCCCACAGCGGGTTCGCGCGCAACAGCCGGTCCAGCCGAGCGCGCATCGCGTCGAACGGGACGGTGAAGTCGACGTCGAGTTCGGTGGTGCCCAGCAGTTCGGTGGCGTTGCGGGTCCAGTTCTCGAACGGCGTGCTGGTGAAGTAGGCGCATGGCAGCACCAGGCGGCGCTCGTCCCAGAGGTGGACGACGACGTAGGTGAGGGTGATCTCCTCGATCCGGCCCCACTCGTTCTCCAGCACCACCACGTCGCCGACGCGGATCGCGTCGGAGAACGCCACCTGGATGCCCGCGAAGGCCGCTCCCAGCGACGTCTGAGCGGCCAGGCCGGCCACCACGGACAGCACGCCGGCCGAGGCGAACAGCGTCTTGCCGACGTCGGAGAACGCGGGGAACGTCATGAGCGCGGCGGCACCGCCGAGCACGACGACCACGGCGACGGCGATCCGGCGCAGCAGGCTGACCTGCGTACGGATCTTGCGGCGGTGCCGGTCGGCGTCGGTCAGGCCGGTGTCGCCGCCGGCGAACCGGGCGATGGCCTGGCGCTCGGCCACCACGAACAGGCTCGCCACCACCCAGGTGACGGTCGCGATGAGCGCGAGCACCAGGGCGTGATCGACGCCGGCCCGCCATCCGGCGGCGGCGTCCGACGTGCGGCGCAGGGCCATTCCGGCCGCGATCACCATCAGCGTGGCGCGCAGCGGGCGGCGGGTGTGCAGCGCGACGTCGCGCATCACGGTGTTGCGCCGGCCGATGCGCTGCACCAGCCAGGAGAGCATCAACCCCACCGCGTAGGCCACGGCCACGGCACCCGTCACCCATGCGACGGTGGCGAGGACGTGGGAGAGGGAGTCGAACTCGGTCGAGCCGGGCATCAAGCATCTGCTCCTTGATCGGGGTCTGGGGGTCAGGCCGCGACGTTGCAGCAGTGTCTGGCCTTCCCGGCTCCCCCCGCGCATCAAACTCCGACGGTCGATCTTTCCGCGTTCGTGACTCGACTCACAGGTTCGCCGGTGTAGCCGATGCTCCGAATCCCGTTGCCGTGCAATGGTGCTAGTGCTTGGCCGACTTCCCGAACGGCAGCACGTGGACGACGGCGACGACGATCGCACCGATCACCAACCCGACGACCGCCGAGGCGGCGGTGTTGACCAGCCAGCCCAGCACCGCACCGGCGGCGCCGGTGGCGTGGTGCACGGCTTCCTCCCAGTGGTGCACGATCCCGTACGGGCCGTGCCACCCGAGCGTGTCGCTGCCCTGCAGCAGGATGTGGCCGCCGACCCAGAGCATGGCGACGGTGCCGACGCTCGAGAGCGTCGCGAGCACCCGGGGCATCGCCGTCACAAGACCGCGGCCGAACTTCTGGGCGAACGCCGACGAGCGCTGTGCGAGGTGCAGGCCGACGTCGTCCATCTTGACGATCGCGGCGACCACGCCGTACACGGCGACGGTGATGACGATCGCGACCGCGACGAGGATGATCAGTCGGGGCCAGAACGACTGGTCGGCC is from Mycolicibacterium grossiae and encodes:
- a CDS encoding mechanosensitive ion channel family protein, with the protein product MPGSTEFDSLSHVLATVAWVTGAVAVAYAVGLMLSWLVQRIGRRNTVMRDVALHTRRPLRATLMVIAAGMALRRTSDAAAGWRAGVDHALVLALIATVTWVVASLFVVAERQAIARFAGGDTGLTDADRHRRKIRTQVSLLRRIAVAVVVVLGGAAALMTFPAFSDVGKTLFASAGVLSVVAGLAAQTSLGAAFAGIQVAFSDAIRVGDVVVLENEWGRIEEITLTYVVVHLWDERRLVLPCAYFTSTPFENWTRNATELLGTTELDVDFTVPFDAMRARLDRLLRANPLWDGRVGVLQVTDAVDGCVRVRMLVSAADAPSLFDLRCDVREGMVDWLQRTHPGALPRRRLEHAGERPTDERREPVSVGARADSALFTGSPDAERRGRAFEGPDGGETSRPRYDEG
- a CDS encoding YihY/virulence factor BrkB family protein, yielding MVGWLDRLQRRNRFVGFVVAVVYKYVDDQGGYLAALITYYAFVSLFPLLLLLTTVLGVVLVGHPELQQQVVQSTFAQFPVIGSQLQRPEELSGGTLAVVVGIAGALYGGLGVGQAVQNAMDTVWAVPRNNRPDPIRSRLRSLLLLLVLGSAALTATVLSAAGRAIESLGWFGKTGLIVGAVAINALICLCAFRVTTARHLTYKQVLPGALTAAVIWQLLQSFGANYVGRVMSSASQTNGVFALVLGLLAFLFLVSISLVMCAEINVVRVDELHPRSLLSPFTDDIDLTTADRRTYTRKAKAERVKGFQRVSVRFDTAKRDEHEVPPS
- a CDS encoding helix-turn-helix domain-containing protein, with product MHTVSILAYDGMTGFESGLAAEIFGLAELTGPFSEGIERPWYSMRICSETPELRTIGGATMRTPYGLADLAEADTVVIPSVRDVTAQPSDALIEAIRAAEQRGARLVSICSGAFALAAAGVLDGRPATTHWLYVDELRRRYPGIDVDPTPLYVDGGQVLTSAGCAAGLDLCLHIVRRDHGTKVANDVARRLVISPHRGGGQAQYVETPVPEPATDGRIAASMEWALGRLDRPITLDELATQASMSRRTYLRQFTSATGTTPIKWLIAQRIQASLPLLEASSLTIEQIAARVGFESPVTYRHHFVRGLKTTPSEYRSCFAAAG